The DNA sequence GATTCTTCCCTGGACACATGATGGTCAGGCGATTGTGTTTGCCCATGGCTTCACTCTCCACTACGGCCAGATAATTCCTCCGCCGAATCTGGATGTTGTGATGGTCGCACCAAAAGGTGTGGGCCCGCAGGTCCGCGAGTTGTATCTTGCGGATTCGGGTGTTCCTTCCATTATCGCGGTTCATCAGGATGTGACAGGGAATGCGAAAGAGACTGCCCTCGCATTTGCGAAAGGTATCGGCTCGGCCCGCTCTGTTATTATGGAGTCCAGTTGTGCTGAAGAGACCGAGACCGATCTCTTCGGAGAGCAGGCGGTCATCTGCGGAGGCGTGGTGAATCTGATGAAGGCCGCCTACGATACCCTGGTCGAGGCAGGCTACGAACCAGAGATTGCCTACTATGAATGCATGCATTCACTGAAACTTATTGCCGGTCTGCTGTCTGAGGGAGGGTTTACGATGATGCATGATTCGGTGTCGAAGACTGCCGGGTACGGCGGTCTGACCCGCGGCCCACGTGTAATAGGACCCGAGGCAAAAACCGCGATGAAGGAGATCCTCGCAGAGATCCGGTCAGGCACCTTTGCCCGCGAGTGGCTTCTCGAAAATCAGGTGAACCGCCCGCAGTACACCGCGCTCGTGCGGCTCGAGAAAGAATGTGAGCTGGAGAGAGTTGGCGGTGAGGTTCGCAGGATAATCTCCAAGAGAAAATAATTTTTTGTTTGGTTCTGATCAGCTCCGCCCACGGAACACACTGAACACACGGAATTTTACAGAAAAACATCACGGAGCAGACGTGAACAGCACGGAAATTATTTTTTCGAATATTTTTGAATTCTGTGGTGTTCACGTCTGTTCCGTGATGTTTTCTGCGATATTTCAGTGTGTTCCGTTTTTCCGTGGGCGGAGCAGCGAAACAGTGAACAGGCCGCAACCTCCAGAATATTTATTACCTCTTACCACCGAAATACCAACTGATCGAAATGGTATAGATTCTGAACCGTCCGCTATTTGGAGAATATTATAGTCGCACCTCAGTGAATACGCTGAGGCCCTCCTTCGGACAGAATCTATGATCTTCTCCATATTTTTATCGTACTCTCCACGGTTACGTGTAGTAAATGTCACAACCACTGTCTTACCCACAGGTTAAACGGAATAATTATGATTGGAACACCAACGAAACGAGAAAACAGATCGCATCCTACCGAGATGTACAGCTTGAAATCCCGGATCAATAAACATGGTTTGATTGCAAACCCTGTGCCCCAGAGATGCAACTGGAGTCAGATGCATCAGCACCGCCGTATTACCAATTACAAAAGATAACGAGGGCAATCATGCCCTCCACGTTTTTATCCCCTTCCCGGGGGAAGAACCTCAAGCCAGTAGCCGTCAGGGTCAGTGATGAAATAAATTCCCATCTCTTCATTGATAAACTCAACGCAACCCATCTTCTGGTGTTTTGCAAGAGCGCCTTCGTAATCGTCAGTACCAAACGCAAGATGAAACTCATTGTCACCGAGATCGTAGGGCTCGTCGCGGTCCCGCAGCCAGGTCAGCTCCAGCTTGTGGCATCCTGATCCGTCTCCCAGATACACGATAATAAACTCCCCGGACTCAGGAGCAATGCGTTTCACTTCAGTGAGGCCAAGGGCCTCCTCATAAAACTTCATCGACTTTTCCAGATTCAGCACATTGATATTATTGTGAATCATCGTGAACTTCATACCAAAACAGTTGTATCTGATCGGTTATCTACTCTGGGGCCTTGGCTTATCGTTGATAAACAGCCCACGGAAAAATGGAGTACACGGAAATTTCACAGAAAAAACATCACGGACCAGACGTGAACATCACGGAAATACATTATTTTCGAATTTCGTGATGTTTTTTCGCATGTTCCGTTTTTCCGTGGGCTGAGATGCGATGAATAACCAGTAGCCGAATCACACTATTTTATAATGCACCTTGCCGGATAACTAACTACACACCCCATGACGCAGGACATCCAAAAAACTCTGGAAGCGTTCTTTCACCACCAGACGTTTCGGCCCAATCAGGAAGAGATCATCAGCGATGTGGTCGCGGGCCGCGATGTTCTTGCAGTCATGGCAACAGGCGGCGGAAAATCCCTCTGCTACCAGCTTCCGGCCATGATGCTTGACGGCATGACCGTCGTAATATCGCCCTTGATCGCCCTCATGAAGGATCAGGTGGACGCTCTTCTGGCTCAGGGAGTTCGCGTCGGGACGCTTAACAGCATGCAGACCTATGATGAAAAACTCCGTGTCGAGCGGGAGATCTCATCCGGCAGTCTTCGCATCCTCTATGTCTCGCCCGAGCGTGCCGTCACTCCTGCATTTTTTCAGGTCCTCTCCCGCTGTCGGGTCGCACTTTTTGCGGTGGATGAAGCCCACTGCATCTCAATGTGGGGTCATCAGTTCAGGCCCGAGTACCGCGAGATCAAAGTTCTGCGGGAAAAGTTTCCAAACGTCCCCGTCATCGCCCTCACCGCGACCGCAACCGAACGGGTCCGCGAGGACATCGTCCGCGAACTCGGCATGAAAAATTCCCGCGAGTACGTCGGCAGCTTCAACCGGAAAAATCTCAGATACGAAGCCTACGAGGAACCGACCGGCATGGTGCGGATCCAGAAAATTGTCAGCTACGTGGTTGCCAATCCGAATGTTTCCGGCATCATCTACTGCTTCTCACGGGCAAGCTGTGAGGAGGTCGCAGAGCGTCTCAGACGCCACCGCATTCTTGCGAGCCCCTACCATGCCGGCATGCCGACTCCTGAACGCAACCGGATTCAGGAAGGATTTTTGAACAACACGATTCGCGTCATCTGTGCAACGGTCGCGTTCGGCATGGGAATTGACAAACCTGATGTCAGATACGTCATCCATGCCCATCTCCCCAAAGACCTTGAGTCCTATTATCAGGAGACAGGCCGGGCAGGCCGCGACGGAAAGCCGTCGGACTGCATCCTCTACTACTCAGCAGGCGATCGGGCAAAGATCTCGTCCATGCTGGAACGCGAGTTCACTGATGTGCAGAGGCTGCGGATTGCGAAGGGAAAAGTTGCTGATATGTACAGCTACTGTACGACGTCCGGATGCCGGCGTAAGCTCCTCCTCTCCTACTTTGGCGAGGATATTTCGCCATGCAGAAACTGTGATATCTGTGACCGGTCTAATACAAAACCAAAAAAGGTCGCGGCCCCGTCAGGAGATCTTCCAAAGATCGTGTTTGATGCTGCAAAAGATCTCAGCGGTCAGATGACGATGTCATCGTTTGTTTCGTTTCTTCTCGGCCTTGACCGGGCGCACACGAAAAGTTCCGGTCTTACGAGTCATTCATTCTATGGAGCGGCAAAGGATTACGGTCGGGCTGAGGTGATGGGTGTTGTGCAGGATCTTATTGCTGCCAAAAAACTTTCTTTGAAGGGAAAGTCAGTGATGAAACTCTGCGTTGCGGAGAAGTAATTTTTTTGAGAATCGCTCCTCTCAAATCGATTCAAGAATCTCTACCGTTCTCTTCAGAAGAGATGCCGCTTCCTTTGAGTCCTCTCTCGCACTGATGCAGAGATGCAGAACATTTCGATAAGTTAACACCGCAATCGAAAACGGCATTCCTCCTTTTGCCACGCAACTGAACTCCATGTCTGTGACTGCGACGCTCTCACCAAAGTTCAGGGCGCCATCCGGCACCACACCCGGGTTGGTCAGAAACGGAAAGCCGGCAAACTTTTTCGTGTCATCTGAAGTCAGTCTCGCATCAAAGAACGGCTTTGCCGCTCCGACACCGATTGAGTTTTCTTTCAGCTCCCGTGAGAGCTCTACTGCTGACGAAACAGTTTGGGAAAAATTTTCGCCGCAGACTACCGGCGACCAGTAGGCAACCGTGTAGTTTGCTGCGAACACACTCTCTTCTTCAGAAATATATCTGCGAAGATCAACCGTCGAACAGAGCGGAATTTTTTTTGGGCGTTCGCCTTCAAGATGATCAGACAACGCTTCCGCATATGTAGCGATGAGGAGATCATGCACGGTTGCGTCAAAAGATTTTGCAAAAATTTTCATTCGTGCTAAGGTCTCGGGTCCCAGTGCGGCCTTGAGAAGCATCGTGCGGGAACTTTGATCAGTCGAGAGAAAATAATTTTTGTACGAAATAGTTTCCCGCGTCCGCTCCTCTTCATCCAAAAATAATTTCGCAAGTTGTTCTTCTGAAAATTTTTCAAACACCACTGCAAGTGTTCGATCAATTTTTTTTGGCGAAAATTTTTTTGCAGAAAATTTTTGCATCCGATACTGATCAGCGACATGCTTCGCAACATCCAGCAGTCCACGGAAATCAGTAAGAAGATGTGCCACAGAAAAAATAAGCGTGTCAGAATCTTTGCCGCGGCAAATCGTTATCCGCAGCAGTGCATCACTTTCTGGATGCAGCGTTGTCATGACCTGATCAGGCGTCTGATCTGTTATGATAACTGGAATTTCCCCCTCGCTCAAACAAAAATCTCCCGATTCTCTTCCCCCAACAAATCTGCTGGAAAGAATTGGAAATTCCTCACCAACGCGGGACACCGCGTCACGCAGAAGATTCGCATCAATTCGCCCCGCAAATGCAACCGCAAAACAGATCTGAAATGCATTTCCCGCATCTCCCAGATACAACTGAAACAGATCCAGTGGTGATGCAGAAATTTTTGTCACTTCTTCTCTCCGATCTCCTCAAGAATCTCGCAGAGATACTCCCACACGCGATTCGCAGAAGAGATCTGCATCCGCTCTTTGGGCGAGTGGGCACCGGTAATGTTCGGCCCGATAGCGATCATATCGAGTTCGGGCCGGACTCTTTTGAACAGCCCGCACTCAAGCCCTCCATGCGTCGCCCCGACGAGAGGCCTTGCCCCGTACATTTTTTCATGCACACGAATCGCTGTCTGCAAAAGCGGTGAGTTTGGGTCAGGCATCCAGCCGGGGAATTCATTTTCTGTGATAACAACCGCCCCGCATTGTTCAAACAACTCTGCAATACTTTTCGAGACCGCGAATTTCTCAGACTCAGAGACACTTCTCTGCAAAGTTGTGATCGCGAGCGAGTTATCCTTCATCTCGATTGCCGCCAGATTGGTTGAGGTCTGCACAAGATCAGGAATCACCGCACTCATCGCAATCACCCCGTTCTGACATGCGTTCAGGGCAGCAATCAGTTCCCGGGCCACATCATTCGGGATGCTTTTCTCCTCGACCTCTTTTGGCTCAAGCGATAGCGAGATGTGCGGATCAGTCTGTTCATATTTTTTTATGGTCTCGCATTCAAACGCAGAGAACATGTCCCTGACATGTTCGACGTCCGCCTCCGGAATACCGAAGACAGCCTCTGCATGTCTTGGTATCGCGTTCGATAAATTTCCTCCCGAAAGTCTGCAGACGGTTATCGCCGTAATTTTCGCAAGAAATTCTGCAAGAATTTTTATTGAGTTCGCCCGTCCGAGATGAATCTCCATTCCTGAGTGTCCGCCGGAAAGTCCGTCGATAGTGATTCGGAAGTAGACATTTTCTGCCGGAGACGAAACTGGCGTCCACGAGATCTCAGCAACCGTCTCCACCCCTCCGGCGCATCCGGTACAGATTGCTCCCTCCTCCTCGCTGTCAAGATTGATCAAGAGCGAGCCTTCAAACATCTCCGCAGACACCGCCTTCGCTCCCGTAAGACCGGTCTCCTCATCGACTGTGAATAGGCACTCGATTTTTCCAGCCCTGATATTTTCCGTCAGAGCCGCAAGACTGTAGGCGATACCAATACCGTTATCTGCACCAAGTGTTGTCCCTTTCGCGTAGATCCAGTCGCCGACAATTTCTGTCTCGATCGGATCTGTCTCGAAGTTGATCGTCTTCGTTTGATCCTTTTCACAGACCATGTCCATGTGGGACTGCAGAACAACCGCGGGAGCATCCCTGCAGGCAGGATCCGGCTCGCGGACGATGCAGATGTTGCCTGCGGCATCCTCGCGTGCAGAGAGATGGTGATCTCTGGCAAATGCCAAAAGATACTTCCGCATTTTTTCCTCGTGCTTTGAAGGGCGGGGAATTTTTGTGATCGCCTCAAAGTACTCAAGAACTGGTCCGTGATTCATGAGAGCTCCTGCCAATTTTTTGGTTTGTAAGATATTAAGCGTAAAAAATTATCATCCTTCGGGTGAGACTCATCGGCTTTTGTATCCTTGGTCTCGTTTGGGGTAACCACGGAATGCACGAAAATTTTCCGGAGCTTCACAGAAAATTGCATATCTTCAGTCTACTCATCACTTCGTGAAAATACACGGAGAATTCCTGCGGCGCCAGAGTTCACGGAAAGATTTTCGATTTTTTTTAATTTTTCTTTTATGTTTGCGAAAATGAATAAAAAAATATTTTTCCGTGCATTCCGACTCCGCAGACATTCTCCGTGCATTCCGTGGTTACTCAAGCGAGACCCGCAACACAAACCAAACCTCACCCTACCATTTATTGCCTCCTGCCTGCTATTACTAGATTATACCATGCTTGAAACACTTTTGGACCCTTCGGTGCTGCCGTGGGTTCTCATCGTTGCCGGTGCGATTTTCCTTGTCATCGAAGCGACAACGCCGGGATTTTTCATGGCTGTGCCCGGAACCGCCATGATTGTTCTCGGACTCATGGTCCTCGCCGGAGTTGATATCTTTGCGTCACCAATCGGTGTCGGCGTTGCCGTTCTCGCCGCAATTGTTGCGGCGGTGATCAGTGTTCTGTTGTACCGGAGACTGTCTCCGGATCAGGAACCGATCACAACCGGCAGGGACTCGCTTATCGGAAAAACCGGCCATGTTGTTGTTGAGGTGGTTCCGGATACGATCTCAGGCAAAGTCGATATCGCAGGCGTTGTCTGGAGCGCAAAAAGCACGGGCGCAAAAATTGCGGCCGGAACAAAAATACAGGTGACCGCCGCGAGCGGCGTTCACATAACCGTTGAGGAGGTTTCCTAAATGGACATATTTACTCTCGTTTCTATCGTACTGATAATTATTATTCTCTATATCTTTGCAAAAGGTGTTGTGATCATCCAGCCGTACCAGAAGGGTCTCGCCATCCGTCTCGGAACGTATGTCGGCCAGATGAATCCTGGATTCAAATGGGTCGTGCCGTTCATCACAACGGTCATCAAACTGGATCTCAGAACCCAGGTCATTGATGTTCCGTCCCAGGAGGTTATCACGAAAGACAACTCGCCGACCGATGTCGATGCGATCATCTACGTCCGCGTGATGGATCCTGAGCGGGCATACTTTGAGGTCTCAAACTATCGTCAGGCAACGGTCGCCCTTGCGCAAACGAGTCTTCGTGGCATCATTGGTGACATGGAGCTTGACGAGGTTCTCTACAACCGTGATATGATCAACCGCCGCCTCAGGGATATTCTCGATAAGGAGACCGATCAGTGGGGTGTCAAAATCGAGCGTGTTGAGATCAAAGAGGTCAACCCGATTGGTGCTGTCAAGCAGGCAATGACCGAGCAGACCGCGGCGGAACGTGAGCGGCGTGCGGCAATTCTTCGTGCTGACGGAGAGAAGCGTGCGGCAATTCTGAAAGCCGAAGGTCTTCGTCAGAGTATGATTCTTGAGTCTGAAGGTGAGCGGCAGAGTAAGATTCTCCGTGCTGAAGGTGAACGTCAGAGTAAAATTCTGCAGGCACAGGGAGAAGCCCAGGGTCTGCGGATTGTGGCGCTCGGTTCTCGCCCTCTTGACAAGAGAGCGATAACGGTTCTCTCGCTGAACGCTCTGCAGAAGATGGCGGATGGCCAGGCAACGAAGATCATCTTCCCGTTCGAGGTTTCGACCCTCATCAAGCAGGGGGCAAAGTTCCTTGGAGCTGAGGATCTTACCGAGGTCGATGATGCGGCCCCGCTCGATCTTGATGAGAGCATCCTTGGCGATCTTCCAAACCCTGCAGAGATTGCGAAGGTCGTTGACTCGATCAAACCACCGGAGGATCCGGCAGCTGAAGCCGCAGCGGCAGATGAAGTTCCGCCGATTTCGGGATCAACATAATTTTTTTTCGTTTTTTTGGTTTTTCCATTACGTTCTGCTCCGCCCACGATTTGCATGCCTTCGGCCTGCTCACTGCTTCGCAGGAAAATCTGAAGACACGAAAATTTCACAGAAAAAACATCACGGAGCAGACGTGAACATCACGGAAATGATTTTTAAAAAAATATCATGCGATGCTGCAAAATGTTTCATGGCAAGTTTTCAAAAAACGAATTAAATTTTTTTGTTGTATCAATGTTTTAGAGTTCCGTGTTGTTCCCGTCTGCTCCGTGATGTTTTTTCTGTGGTATTCAGTGTGTTCCGTTTTTCCGTGGGCGGAGCAACGAAGTAGTGAGAAGGACATGAGAGTCGTGTGGCGGAGCAGAACATAACACCCCCTCTTGCCCAATACGAAACTGCATTATAGTTTTCCCTCCTAAGTATTCATCAAACGAACCGGAGGGAACGACAATATCGCTGAGAAGAATTACCCGTCGCAGATCTACAGAGCCGCAAGTACAAACTTCCCTCCCTCCTCCCTCCTCCTCCCTCACCACTCCGCCCGTGGACGACGAATCCTCAGACGACATCCCGGCGTTTTCTTATGGAAGGTTCACATTCGATTATGCCGTGAACTTTGCCGGTCTCTCCCTCGCAATTGAACAGAACCGCGGCATGTATCATTATCACCGTGCGATTGGAAAAGCAGTTCGCGAAGCAACCATCTCCTCCTCAGCAGATGCCAGAATGATCATTCATCCGGTTGAGCCGCTCTATGTTCCTGATCCGGTCACCGACTTTCTCGAGATAAAGTTCAGTGAGATGATGATCGAGCCGAACGGTAAAACTGTCATCTTCCTCACGTTCCCGATCGAGATCGGCGTCTTCATCGAGTCCAAAGGGGAGACCGATGTCATCGACGTGTTCACCTTCAAGCCGCCAAAGTACTCCATGTACGGCTCATCCCACCGCGGTGTCATCACCAAATGGCACAAATCGCAGATTCATGCCTACCCCCCGCAGGCGAAAAATTACGAAGAGGGAGTTCTCAGGCTCACCATTCAAAACACCACCGACGAATGGGTGTATGTGTCACGCGTCATCATCTATGAAAAAGGAATGTTCCTCCACTATGATAACGCGGTCGTTTCAATGGCCGCGGAGATGACCATCCTCAACCGTGAAAGTGCAGACGTTGTGGGCATTGACCGGCCTCTCAGACCTGAGATGTCCCGCTCGATTCGGCTCTACAAACCAAGAAAGATGTCGGCCTTCTCCAATGTCTCCGGTTCGATTGTCGATACCGTCTTCACCATGGACCTGGGGCTGATCTGAAATGGCGGAAATTAACGTTACCGGCATCATGGAGAGTCTGTTCAACGGGGCGGGATCGCTTACCACAAGCGTTGAAAACACGAGTTTCCTCGCAACAAAACCCTTCGAAAGTTTTGGCATCGCCATGACCTACGGCGACATCATCGCTGTTGTCGTCATCATTGCCGCGACCTTCATCATCGCAAAACTGCTCTCCAACATCGTGCGCAGGATGTTTTCCGGCAAGATTGACAAAGGCAATCTCGCCTTCATGGAAAAGCTCACCCGCTGGACCATCTACTTCTTCGGATTCCTCGCGGTCAGCACTCCGCTCGGCATTGACTTCAGCGGCTTAATGGTTGCCGGAGGAATCATTGCGGTTGCGATCGGTTTTGCCAGTCAAAGCACTCTTTCCAACTTCATCTCCGGTCTTCTGCTGATGTTCGAGCGGCCGGTCGGCCTTGGCGACAACATTGCCGTCAAAGGAACCGAAGGATATGTCGAAGACATCGGCCTGATGTCAACAACGCTTCGCACCTACAAAGGCGTCTATGTCCGCGTGCCAAACGAAGCGATGTTCACCTCAGACATCACAAACTATGTTGCCCATATTGCACGGCGCTTTGACTACAACATCACCATCCGGTACAAGGATGATGCAGAAAAAGCGATGAAAATCATCAAGGAGACGGTTGACAAACATCCGTATGCCCTGAAGAGTCCTGCCCCTTCAGTGTTCGTGGACAATCTCGGCCCGAACGGCTCGAACCTTCTGGTCCGTATCTGGGCTCCGTCCGGATACTGGTGGGATGCGAAGACCGAACTTCTCGGAAAGATTGTGCAGGCCCTTCGCGCTGCAGGCATTGTCATCCCGTTCGATCAGAATGTGGTCTGGTTCGGCCATGATCAGAACAAGTCGCTGGACCGGGCAATGTACGGCCGTCCGATACAACCCTCCTCCTCTCCCGAATACCTCCAGACAGCCGGTCCCGGCAGGGAACAGTCTGCTCCGGAAAATACTGCCCAGGTGAAATAATGGTAAATCTCAATGCATGTTTTTGCTCCCTCAATGATGAGTCCCTCGAAGTCCGCCACGCCGCTGTTGATGCAATTGCCGAAGTAGGTCGCGCCGCACCGGAAAAAATTGTGCCGATTGTGATTGCGGAAATGCCTGATGCAACACTTGACACCCGCTGGTATCTTGGACGATCACTTGTCAAGATGGGGCCGGGAATTATTCCAATCATTTTAGAGTATGCGGAGATCGAACAGAACATGGACATCCAGAAATATTACGGAGCGGTTCTTTCTTCGTTTGGCGAGGACGCGGTGCCGTCCCTAATCTCGCTCTTCTCTTCAACGAACCCCACGGCCCGTGGCATGGCGTCTGCTGCTCTTGAGCGGCTGGAAGCAAAAGCTGTTCCTGCACTTGTTGGGGCAGCGAACGGACGCGACCAGCAGGTGAAACTCTGCGCTGAGCTGACGCTTGCAAAGCTCCACATCTTTGAATACTAACACTAACAGTAACACTAACACTCCGAAATGGCTGAACTTGCAACCTCCCCCCGCTATCGTGCGTATCTGGATCACTTGATCAGTGAACTCGATCGGGCGATGGTAGTTGCGCAGGCAGCAAAGGCGAAAGGTTTTGATCCGCGAACCGAAGTGGAGATTCCAATTGCAAGCGATCTTGCAGGACGTGTTGAGGCGCTCCTAAACTACAAAGGAGTTGCCGATTGTATCCGTGAGCTGGAAGAGCGGATGAGCCGCGAGGAAGCATCGCTGAAGATCGGCGATGCGTTTGTGTCCCGCCAGTTCGGGGAGACGACCCGCGAAGAAATTCTTGACCATGCGATTCGTGCGTCGATGGCACTTCTCACGGAAGGTGTGGTTGCTGCGCCCACCGAAGGTATCGGCAAAGTCGGCGTCAAGAAAAATGATGACGGGTCAGAGTATCTGGTCATCTATTATGCAGGCCCGATCCGTTCCGCAGGCGGAACAGCGCAGGCACTGTCTGTTCTCGTCGGCGACTATGTGAGGCGACTTCTGAACCTTGATCGCTACAAGCCGCGGGAGGATGAGATTGAGCGGTATGTTGAGGAGATCAAGCAGTACAACGGCATTCAGAGTATGCAGTACCTCCCCAAAGATGATGATATCCGTCTCATCATCCGGAACTGTCCGGTCTGCATCGACGGCGAACCGACAGAGAAGGAGGAGATCTCCGGATACCGGAACCTTGAACGCGTGGAGACCAATGTCGTCCGCGGCGGTATGTGTCTGGTGATCGCCGAAGGTATCGGACTGAAGGCGCCAAAGATTCAGAAAAATGTTGCAAAAATGCATCTTGACGGATGGGAGTGGCTGGAGACACTGATCTCAGGAACTGCGTCCGCATCGGACGAAGAGGAAGAGCCGGGCATTCATCCGAAAGACAAGTACATGCGTGATATGCTTGCAGGCCGGCCGCCGTTTTCGTACCCGATGCGAAAAGGCGGGTTCCGCTTACAACTTGGCCGCGGAAGAAACACCGGGTTTGCAACCTGCGGATTTAATCCTGCGACACTGCATGTGCTGGATGATTATCTGGCGGTCGGGACCCAGATGAAAGTGGAGCGGCCCGGTAAAGCCTGCGGTGTTGTGCCTTGCGACACGATTGAAGGGCCGACCGTCCGCCTGACCTCCGGCGAAATTTTGCGAATCGATACGCTGGAAGAGGCGAACAAGCATGTCGATGCTAAGGAGATCGAGTACATCCTCGACGTTGGCGAGATGCTAATTTCGTACGGCGAGTTCCTTGAGAACAATCACGTACTTGCGCCGCCAAGCTACTGCGAGGCATGGTGGATTCAGGAAGGCGGCCCCCGCCATCCCGAGAGTGAGGCTGAGGCAATCTCATTCGTTGCGGAAGGTGCTTACCTGCATCCAAACTTCACCTGGTTCTGGGATGACTGCACTGAAGAGCAGCTTCTCTTCCTCTCTGATGCCGTAGCAAAGACGGCATCTGTCAAAGACGGTGTGCTCTACATCCCGCAGGATCCTGCGGTGAAGGCAGTGCTTGAAGAGCTCCTTGTTCCTCACACGGTGGAGAACGGTCAGTATGTGATCAAAACGCCGCTTGCCTTAATCGCGGGTCTCGGTCTGTCATACTCACTTGAAAAGAGCGCGACATGGAACACGCTGCCGCCTTTCACGAACGGTCTTGCGATGGCCGCGTACCTTTCAGGGATGAAGATGCGGTCCAAAGCCGGCACCCGCATTGGCGGACGCATGGGAAGACCCGGCAAGTCCGCTCCCAGAAAAATGAAGCCGCCGGTTCACGTACTGTTTCCGATCGGTGAGTCGGGAGGCATGAAACGGTCGATCGACAACGCGGCAAAGTTCTGCAATGCAGACCTGTCGGGTGACATGTTCTCGGGAACTGCGGTGACGAGCGGACAGGTGGAAGGCATGATTCATGTCGAGACCGGAGAGCGGAAATGTCCGTCCTGCGGT is a window from the Methanorbis rubei genome containing:
- a CDS encoding DNA polymerase II large subunit, with amino-acid sequence MAELATSPRYRAYLDHLISELDRAMVVAQAAKAKGFDPRTEVEIPIASDLAGRVEALLNYKGVADCIRELEERMSREEASLKIGDAFVSRQFGETTREEILDHAIRASMALLTEGVVAAPTEGIGKVGVKKNDDGSEYLVIYYAGPIRSAGGTAQALSVLVGDYVRRLLNLDRYKPREDEIERYVEEIKQYNGIQSMQYLPKDDDIRLIIRNCPVCIDGEPTEKEEISGYRNLERVETNVVRGGMCLVIAEGIGLKAPKIQKNVAKMHLDGWEWLETLISGTASASDEEEEPGIHPKDKYMRDMLAGRPPFSYPMRKGGFRLQLGRGRNTGFATCGFNPATLHVLDDYLAVGTQMKVERPGKACGVVPCDTIEGPTVRLTSGEILRIDTLEEANKHVDAKEIEYILDVGEMLISYGEFLENNHVLAPPSYCEAWWIQEGGPRHPESEAEAISFVAEGAYLHPNFTWFWDDCTEEQLLFLSDAVAKTASVKDGVLYIPQDPAVKAVLEELLVPHTVENGQYVIKTPLALIAGLGLSYSLEKSATWNTLPPFTNGLAMAAYLSGMKMRSKAGTRIGGRMGRPGKSAPRKMKPPVHVLFPIGESGGMKRSIDNAAKFCNADLSGDMFSGTAVTSGQVEGMIHVETGERKCPSCGAVTFKSRCSCGSHTDAVYRCPRCSTLGLPGEEQCMRCGAPLTCQKDSVMSLRQEYNAALAVTGLAANAIPELKGVRGLISKERVVEPLEKGILRAANEVYVFRDGTVRYDMIDLPLTHFRPAEIAVTVEKLRSIGYTKDMHGAELTSPDQLIELNPQDILVSEDCGEYLVRVATYIDQLLEKLYGLDPFYCAKVPEDLVGQLIMGLAPHTSAGVLARVIGFTKAKAGYAHPFYHAAKRRNCDGDEDCVMLLMDGLVNFSRSFLPSTRGGTMDAPLVLTTTLNPKEVDKETLNVDVMSRYPLAVYEACLTYTPPKNLEKIVDHVENRVGTPEQFEGFSFTHDTQDISAGPLDTMYTNPILKGTTDKIKAELDLADRIRAVETNDLAERIINSHLMPDMIGNLRSFSKQSFRCPRCKTSFRRIPISGKCTKCGAVLKATMHKGNVTKYLEISKYMAEHYQLSEYTNQRIAVTEMNIWSTFGQEEKQQMDLSDFF